A genomic stretch from Lathyrus oleraceus cultivar Zhongwan6 chromosome 2, CAAS_Psat_ZW6_1.0, whole genome shotgun sequence includes:
- the LOC127119717 gene encoding transcription factor bHLH93 isoform X2: protein MELSQLGFLEELLAPKKDSWNALSTGLNDLLLPNGWNFDSFDENLLINPSLNPSFASFSSPLDHRFECSYGTDAVSYPFVDGFTVPELDDSTPLLPQEGVEEFGFVGSESKGLEQSGKISCKVEEQVSEIPVFDMGLCGGGGGGGQKKGKSKRVEGQPSKNLMAERRRRKRLNDRLSMLRSIVPKISKMDRTSILGDTIDYMKELLERIGKLQEEMDEGTDQINVLGISKELKPNEVMFNVERRDQDTRISICCATKPGLLLSTVNTLEALGLEIHQCVISSFNDFSLQASCSEVAGQRNCMNPEEIKQSLFRNAGYGGRCL from the exons ATGGAGCTTTCTCAACTTGGTTTCCTTGAGGAACTACTTGCTCCTAAAAAAGACTCATGGAACGCTTTATCCACCGGTTTAAACGACCTACTTCTTCCCAATGGTTGGAACTTCGACTCATTCGATGAAAATCTACTCATTAACCCGTCTCTAAACCCTTCATTTGCTTCGTTTTCGTCACCGTTAGACCATAGATTTGAATGCTCTTATGGAACTGATGCTGTTTCATACCCTTTTGTGGATGGGTTTACTGTTCCAGAGCTTGATGATTCAACACCGCTTTTACCGCAAGAGGGTGTTGAAGAGTTCGGTTTTGTTGGAAGTGAGAGCAAGGGTTTGGAACAGAGTGGTAAAATTAGTTGTAAAGTTGAGGAACAAGTGAGTGAGATTCCTGTTTTTGATATGGGTTTgtgtggtggtggtggtggtggtggtcAGAAGAAAGGTAAATCCAAAAGGGTTGAAGGACAACCTTCCAAGAATCTCATGGCGGAAAGAAGGAGGAGAAAGAGGTTGAATGATAGGCTTTCCATGCTTAGGTCAATTGTCCCTAAGATCAGTAAG ATGGACAGGACATCGATTCTTGGGGATACAATTGATTACATGAAAGAGCTTCTTGAAAGGATCGGAAAGTTGCAAGAAGAAATGGATGAAGGAACAGATCAGATAAATGTTTTGGGAATTTCTAAGGAGTTAAAGCCAAATGAAGTCATG TTTAATGTTGAGAGGAGAGATCAAGACACAAGGATTAGCATCTGCTGTGCCACAAAGCCAGGTTTATTACTGTCAACAGTGAACACATTAGAAGCATTAGGCCTTGAGATTCACCAATGTGTTATAAGCAGTTTCAATGATTTTTCATTGCAAGCATCTTGCTCAGAG GTCGCTGGACAGAGAAATTGTATGAACCCTGAAGAGATAAAGCAATCACTGTTCAGGAATGCAGGTTATGGAGGGAGGTGCCTCTAG
- the LOC127119717 gene encoding transcription factor bHLH93 isoform X1 gives MELSQLGFLEELLAPKKDSWNALSTGLNDLLLPNGWNFDSFDENLLINPSLNPSFASFSSPLDHRFECSYGTDAVSYPFVDGFTVPELDDSTPLLPQEGVEEFGFVGSESKGLEQSGKISCKVEEQVSEIPVFDMGLCGGGGGGGQKKGKSKRVEGQPSKNLMAERRRRKRLNDRLSMLRSIVPKISKMDRTSILGDTIDYMKELLERIGKLQEEMDEGTDQINVLGISKELKPNEVMVRNSPKFNVERRDQDTRISICCATKPGLLLSTVNTLEALGLEIHQCVISSFNDFSLQASCSEVAGQRNCMNPEEIKQSLFRNAGYGGRCL, from the exons ATGGAGCTTTCTCAACTTGGTTTCCTTGAGGAACTACTTGCTCCTAAAAAAGACTCATGGAACGCTTTATCCACCGGTTTAAACGACCTACTTCTTCCCAATGGTTGGAACTTCGACTCATTCGATGAAAATCTACTCATTAACCCGTCTCTAAACCCTTCATTTGCTTCGTTTTCGTCACCGTTAGACCATAGATTTGAATGCTCTTATGGAACTGATGCTGTTTCATACCCTTTTGTGGATGGGTTTACTGTTCCAGAGCTTGATGATTCAACACCGCTTTTACCGCAAGAGGGTGTTGAAGAGTTCGGTTTTGTTGGAAGTGAGAGCAAGGGTTTGGAACAGAGTGGTAAAATTAGTTGTAAAGTTGAGGAACAAGTGAGTGAGATTCCTGTTTTTGATATGGGTTTgtgtggtggtggtggtggtggtggtcAGAAGAAAGGTAAATCCAAAAGGGTTGAAGGACAACCTTCCAAGAATCTCATGGCGGAAAGAAGGAGGAGAAAGAGGTTGAATGATAGGCTTTCCATGCTTAGGTCAATTGTCCCTAAGATCAGTAAG ATGGACAGGACATCGATTCTTGGGGATACAATTGATTACATGAAAGAGCTTCTTGAAAGGATCGGAAAGTTGCAAGAAGAAATGGATGAAGGAACAGATCAGATAAATGTTTTGGGAATTTCTAAGGAGTTAAAGCCAAATGAAGTCATGGTAAGAAATTCCCCTAAG TTTAATGTTGAGAGGAGAGATCAAGACACAAGGATTAGCATCTGCTGTGCCACAAAGCCAGGTTTATTACTGTCAACAGTGAACACATTAGAAGCATTAGGCCTTGAGATTCACCAATGTGTTATAAGCAGTTTCAATGATTTTTCATTGCAAGCATCTTGCTCAGAG GTCGCTGGACAGAGAAATTGTATGAACCCTGAAGAGATAAAGCAATCACTGTTCAGGAATGCAGGTTATGGAGGGAGGTGCCTCTAG